In one window of Pseudomonas benzenivorans DNA:
- the fghA gene encoding S-formylglutathione hydrolase encodes MTLENISCQKSFGGWHKRYRHHSSTLSCDMVFAVYLPPQAEQGAKLPVLYWLSGLTCTDENFMQKAGAQRLAAELGLIIVAPDTSPRGDDVPGDPDGAWDFGKGAGFYLNATQEPWARHYRMHDYVVQELPALIEANFPVSDKRGISGHSMGGHGALVCALRNPGRYQSLSAFSPISNPMSCPWGEKAFSRFLGEERSRWREWDACALLAEAREKLPILVDQGDRDDFLEGQLKPEALQSAAQAAGHPLTLRLQPGYDHSYYFIASFIDDHLRHHAEALRG; translated from the coding sequence ATGACCCTGGAAAATATCTCCTGCCAGAAGAGCTTCGGCGGCTGGCATAAACGTTATCGTCACCATTCCAGCACCCTGAGCTGTGACATGGTCTTCGCCGTCTACCTGCCGCCGCAGGCCGAGCAGGGCGCCAAGCTGCCGGTGCTGTACTGGTTGAGCGGCCTGACCTGCACCGACGAGAACTTCATGCAGAAGGCCGGCGCCCAGCGCCTGGCGGCCGAGCTGGGGCTGATCATAGTGGCGCCGGACACCAGTCCGCGTGGCGACGATGTGCCCGGTGACCCAGACGGCGCCTGGGACTTCGGCAAGGGCGCCGGCTTCTACCTCAATGCCACCCAGGAGCCCTGGGCCCGCCACTACCGCATGCACGACTACGTGGTGCAGGAGCTGCCGGCGCTGATCGAGGCCAACTTCCCGGTCTCGGACAAGCGCGGCATCAGCGGCCACTCCATGGGCGGCCATGGCGCGCTGGTCTGTGCGCTGCGCAACCCGGGGCGCTACCAATCGCTGTCGGCCTTCTCGCCGATCAGCAACCCGATGAGCTGCCCCTGGGGCGAGAAGGCCTTCTCCCGCTTCCTCGGCGAGGAACGTTCGCGCTGGCGCGAGTGGGATGCCTGCGCCTTGCTCGCCGAGGCCAGGGAGAAGCTGCCGATCCTGGTGGACCAGGGTGACCGCGACGACTTCCTCGAGGGCCAGCTCAAGCCCGAGGCGCTGCAGAGCGCCGCCCAGGCCGCCGGGCACCCGCTGACTCTGCGTCTGCAGCCGGGCTACGACCACAGCTACTACTTCATCGCCAGCTTCATCGATGACCATCTGCGTCATCATGCCGAGGCCCTGCGCGGTTGA
- the ispF gene encoding 2-C-methyl-D-erythritol 2,4-cyclodiphosphate synthase — protein MRIGHGYDVHRFTEGEFVTLGGVRIPHSFGLLAHSDGDVLLHALCDALLGAAALGDIGQHFPDTDPRFKGADSRVLLRHVLGLIRAKGWAVGNVDATIVAQAPKMAPHIPAMRALIAEDLQVAPEQVNVKATTTERLGFTGREEGIAVHAVALLVAP, from the coding sequence ATGCGTATTGGTCACGGTTACGACGTACACCGTTTCACCGAGGGCGAGTTCGTCACCCTCGGCGGCGTGCGGATTCCCCACAGCTTCGGGCTGCTCGCCCACTCCGACGGCGACGTGCTGCTGCACGCGCTGTGCGATGCGCTGCTCGGCGCGGCGGCGCTGGGCGATATCGGCCAGCACTTCCCCGACACCGACCCGCGCTTCAAGGGCGCCGACAGCCGCGTGCTGCTGCGCCACGTGCTCGGCCTGATCCGCGCCAAGGGCTGGGCAGTCGGCAACGTCGACGCCACCATAGTCGCCCAGGCGCCGAAGATGGCCCCGCATATCCCGGCCATGCGCGCGCTGATCGCCGAGGACCTGCAGGTAGCGCCGGAGCAGGTCAACGTCAAGGCCACCACCACCGAGAGGCTTGGCTTTACCGGGCGCGAGGAAGGCATCGCGGTACATGCCGTGGCGCTGTTGGTCGCGCCATGA